ATAAAAATTGGGAAAAGGACCTCTTTTCTGTTATAGGAAATTTAATCAAGGAAAATAACTGCGACCTTATGATTGTGAATGGAATGCCAGACCATGTACACACGCTATTTCGTTTTAAACCCTCGGTTTCAATTTCAAAAGTAATGCAAGGGGTAAAAGCCAAATCCTCAAAGTGGATTAATGAATCAGATTATTGTAATGAAAGGTTTGAATGGCAATCAGGGTTTGGCTGTTTCACCTATAGTCAAAAGGAAATTAACTCTGTTTTCAAATACATCGAATATCAAAAAATGCACCATGAGAAGTTTTCTTTTAAAAAGGAGTATTCCGAACTATTGAAAGCTCATCAAATACCTTTTGAGGAGCAATATGTATTTCATGATCTCCATTAAAAATGGGCTGATGCAAATCAAATTTAATGGGAATTAAAGGTCTAGGAATGTGACCTAATAGGTT
Above is a window of Algoriphagus machipongonensis DNA encoding:
- the tnpA gene encoding IS200/IS605 family transposase, which produces MPNTYSQMYAQCVFAVKYRNSQIHKNWEKDLFSVIGNLIKENNCDLMIVNGMPDHVHTLFRFKPSVSISKVMQGVKAKSSKWINESDYCNERFEWQSGFGCFTYSQKEINSVFKYIEYQKMHHEKFSFKKEYSELLKAHQIPFEEQYVFHDLH